The genomic region TCTAAATTATTCATTAGATCCCTAATATTCTCCATCCCTATATCAGTAATTTTACTTCTAATATTATTAAGCCGCTCTATAGACTTTAAATCACTAAATTCTTCCCCAAAAACATTATAAACAAGCTCAGACATATGCTCAGCAGAAAGCTCAAGAAAATTAAAGCCCAAACTATGGAACTCCATAAGAGCCCTAGACAATGGCAAATCATAAAAATAGGAGGTCCAAACACTCCAATCCAAATTAACCACTATATCATATTTAAACAACCTAAAACTAAAATTCTTTAACCATATCTTTAGAAAATTTATCTATTAAAAGACATGCTAAGCATAAAACAGTAGCCAATATTAATGCCCAATATAATTATTATAAGTATATGCTCTACAAAAACCTCTTACACAGAATAATTTTTAGATAAATATATTTATAGTAGTACTATTATAGTAGTACTGACAGATATGATACTTATAAAGGTTACTAGAAAAGGTCAAGTAACTATACCAAAAGTATTTAGAGAAAAACTGAACATTTTTGAAGGAGACTACCTTGCGGTGGAGCTGAGAGAAGATAAAATAATTTTCTGGAGACCTAAACTTCCAGAACCTGGAGAACCCGTTGGATTAGAAGAATACAATAAAATATTGAAAGATGTTGAAGAGGCTAGGAAAAATTGGCGCTAATATTTGACACGAGATTTCTAATTACACATACTTTTCCTCCAAATATTAAGAATAAAAAACGTTTATCTAAATTTCTTTCAAAAATTATAGATAAAAAGATATACATTCCATCAATAGTCGTAGTTGAATATATAAAAGTAGCTGGAAAGAGAATAGGTAGTATAAGCGCTGAAATGAAGGTTAGAGCTTGGATAAATAGTGGAGCAAAGATAATTTCCTTAAAATCCTAACATTCCAATAGCAGATATAATAATTGCTGCTTTAGCCCAAAAATTGAGAGCAAAAGTGATAACAAACGATCCACATTTTAAAGAAATAGGTATAAAAACAACATGGTACACTTAGATTCAATCTATTACCTATGTAAGCTGAACCCTATACATCTCAAACCATCTACTAGAATATTAGACTGAAATATCTTAATAAAATTATTGAAATATTAGCTTATCTCGTAAGTAATTTTCCACCTCTCTAGATAATATGTAGAATATTAGGTTAAATTAGATTTTTGGTAGGATTTTAGAATATTTTTCCATTCTAATCATCTTTCCTTCACGTTGTATCAGCCATGTCATCCAGCATAACTCTATAGGTCTATATCCACATGCCAATGCTATTTCCTCTGCCTTCCTAATAAATTTTAAATCATCTTCTACAGGCTTTAAACCAGCTTTCATAAGAATTTCATTTATCACCCTCTTAACAATTTTATCTGGCATAACTGTATCTATACCACCCATCATCCTCAAATACTGAAATGTTATTAAACCTACCCCCTTAATTCTCCCAATCGGATCGGTTCTCCAATTTTCGAGCCTAGCATTTCTAGCCCATATTCTCAAAGCCTCCCTATCATCACTACTTAAAGATGATAGATATGATGCTATCTCCCTAGCAATATGCCACGACCTCCTATTCCTCCAAACTTTTCTCAACTCATCTATATTGGCTTTAGCAAGATCCCTCAAACATCTAATCCTCCCACTCTCCACAAACATTTTATTAAACCTCTCAACCCCTGGAACCACAGCAGTAAAATAATTTAACCCTATCGATGTAAACGATGCATCAACAACCATTAAAACAACGCTTCCACCCCATCTCTCAGTCCTAAGACATCTAGAACAAAACTCCTCTATACCAGAAACCTTAGCCATATAACTATCAACAATTTGCTTCAAACTAATCATTCCAATCCACCAATCACAAGTAATTTATTATTATCTTATAATATTATTACATATTTCTTCTGGAGGATTATGAATAATGTATCTATCTTAATAGTAAATATGCATTTTATTTATAACAAAATAAGAATAAATAAATTAAAATAGTTATATTAGAGGTAAGTGGGGTAGGGATGGATAATAAACTCTCTACCAATGAGGTTGCAAGAATAGTTGAGAAAGAATATAGAAAAACATTAAATAAAATACTTAGGGAAACATTTATCCTAATCTTTGGACCTGGAAAAGGTAGTGAAAAATTTTTTCTGCGATTAAAGGTTCGAGATACACTGAGAAAAATGGGTTGTAAGACCTATTTTCCAGAAGAGATTGCCGCGAAAATAAACACGATAGTTAAGGAAGAAATTCTAGCCAGGAAATTTAATCTTATATATGTTTTACTTATAGGTCTTGGACCAAGCATGGAGTTTACACATTATCTTCATCGAGCTGAACTTGCTCCGAAATTCAGACTCTTCCAAGAATCTAAATATCGCGGAAAGAAAAGCTTTGCTAATGAATTAATAAAACACTTTTGTAAACTTTATAGACATTGCTATCTCTTCGATGATGAAAAGAAGTTAATTAGAATTGCAAAGAAGTGCTTGAAAAATTATGTTAATTTTGTTATAGTATATAAGCATAGGCCATATTAGTCAACTATTTTTGACTTAATCAAAAAATTTATAAGATACCTCCTCTATAAAATAGTGGAGATAAGATGGATAAACGAGAATTTGTGGAGAAAAATATCGGCTTATTATTTCATCCAGAAACCGATGTAAAGGTTATGGCTATTTCCAATAGGACGAGAAGAATTATTCTAGGAATACTCTACGTCTATGGACCGCTTTTTAATAGGGATCTTAAAAAATATACTGGATTATCGTCAAATAAACTTGCCTATCATATGAAAATTCTAAAGCGAGCTGGATATGTCTCAAATACCTATCTATCAGAACGTAGTGGAAAAACGTTCTCAAAATATAGTATTACAGAGGAAGGAATAAGATTTCTAGAATATATAGGTGCAAAGTCGAAACTCGATGAAATAGTGTTGAGAATTAAGCAAAACAATGCAAGTTAAGATTATAAAATAAAGAAAAATCCATCAAATAAGTAAAATAATTCTTAAATCTCCAAATGTACATTATCTTCACTCTATAATAACAATGATAATTTAAGACAACTATTTTAAATATTTCTCTACCCATATAATGTATGAAAATTTATTATAAAAAATGTTCGTATAGTAAGGATATTATACGGTCATGCCCAGCATTCCAGTATAGTATCCTCTAGGAGTCCTTATATAGTCTAGCCTCTCCAATAGCTTTATGTTTTCATCATCTCCCGTAACATAGTCTCCAAGATTTCTATGTTCAAGCTTATGTAAAACAGCCATAAGTTTTTTCCTCATATCATCTACAATATCTTTATTTTCCTCAGCTATATCGTTTTTCTCCAATGGATCTTTCTTCAAATTATAAAGCTCGTCTTCACCATTTGAAGCCCATA from Candidatus Desulfofervidus auxilii harbors:
- a CDS encoding AbrB/MazE/SpoVT family DNA-binding domain-containing protein: MILIKVTRKGQVTIPKVFREKLNIFEGDYLAVELREDKIIFWRPKLPEPGEPVGLEEYNKILKDVEEARKNWR
- a CDS encoding winged helix-turn-helix domain-containing protein encodes the protein MDKREFVEKNIGLLFHPETDVKVMAISNRTRRIILGILYVYGPLFNRDLKKYTGLSSNKLAYHMKILKRAGYVSNTYLSERSGKTFSKYSITEEGIRFLEYIGAKSKLDEIVLRIKQNNAS